A section of the Armatimonadota bacterium genome encodes:
- a CDS encoding carbohydrate ABC transporter permease, whose product MKRRPPALAYGILGVWSVIVLFPLYWLVTASFKDALAVHQGPKFLPWVDFRPTLDAWRNLLLGVERETIYGPLLNSIVIGSSSSLLAMAMGASAAYGLARLRVRLGPLANEDVLFWIVSQRIMPPIVTALALFLLLRTVGLLDTRTGLVLVYVAFNLPLATWLMHNFFRQVPASLEEAALVDGASRARALWHVVLPVSIPGLVATFLFCFLFAWNEFLFALILTFSRARTLPILIAAQHTQRGIEWWSLSAMSLITLAPVVLITLLLQGYLVGQVLGGGER is encoded by the coding sequence ATGAAGCGCCGCCCGCCGGCCCTGGCCTACGGGATCCTAGGCGTATGGTCCGTGATCGTGCTCTTCCCCCTGTACTGGCTCGTGACCGCCTCCTTCAAGGACGCCCTCGCGGTGCACCAGGGACCGAAGTTCCTCCCCTGGGTGGACTTCCGGCCCACCCTGGATGCGTGGAGGAACCTGCTGCTGGGAGTGGAGCGGGAGACGATCTACGGGCCGCTCCTGAACAGCATCGTCATCGGGAGCAGCAGCAGCCTCCTGGCCATGGCCATGGGCGCGAGCGCGGCCTACGGACTCGCACGGCTGCGGGTGCGGCTGGGGCCCCTGGCGAACGAGGACGTGCTGTTCTGGATCGTTTCGCAGCGCATCATGCCTCCCATCGTCACCGCCCTGGCCCTCTTCCTCCTGCTGCGCACGGTCGGGCTCCTGGACACCCGTACGGGTCTTGTGCTGGTATACGTGGCCTTCAACCTCCCGCTCGCCACATGGCTCATGCACAACTTCTTCCGCCAGGTTCCCGCTTCTCTGGAGGAAGCCGCGCTCGTAGACGGCGCGAGTCGGGCCCGCGCCCTCTGGCACGTGGTGCTGCCCGTCTCCATACCGGGGCTTGTGGCCACCTTCCTGTTCTGCTTTCTGTTCGCGTGGAACGAGTTCCTCTTCGCCCTCATCCTCACCTTCAGCCGGGCCCGCACCCTCCCCATCCTCATCGCCGCCCAGCACACCCAGCGGGGGATCGAGTGGTGGTCGCTGTCCGCCATGTCCCTCATCACCCTCGCCCCCGTGGTCTTGATCACCCTGCTGCTCCAGGGGTATCTGGTAGGGCAGGTCTTGGGCGGAGGGGAGCGGTGA